The Anopheles gambiae chromosome 2, idAnoGambNW_F1_1, whole genome shotgun sequence genomic sequence TCTGTGTAACAGTTTTCGATTATCTTGCGTGCGTCTGACGTTCGTTTGACTGAAGCTAGCTATTGTGGCAGAGTGATGCTATGAGACCGTCTGCGGCTTCTGTAAATGTTTAAACGTTTGGTGGGATCTATTCTTCTCTAGGTTATAATTGTTGCTGCATACGAGGGAAATTATTCTATTGGTTCCTGCATCATGACTAATGTTCTATCTGCTATAGTGTGCTGAATATGCAAACGCGTGTAACAGTACAATACAAAGATGAACTCTGCTGATCTGATGCCGAAGAGTACAGCGCTACCGATCACGGCATAAATAGCTTGTCCTCGCAATGACCCATAAAGACCCATATAGTTATTGTTGTGTTCATACTTGGTTTCGGGTTTGGCTGTCAGTCTAACGGTTAAAAAACATTGTGCAACGATCATCAAACACAAAACTTTGCTCTGTGTTGCTTTACATGTGTTCAAGGTATCTCTCTATACTCCCGGCCTGCGACCTTATCCTTTTCATTCGTTTCATTCAGGACAAAAAATGCTAAAAGTTCAATAATTGGTTTTTTACTCTTTTCCTCTCTATCGATCTACAGGATTATACTTGCTTTCTTCATCAATCGCAAAAACGGATCGTTAAGTTTCATCTACGCTTTACCATAAGGATTACAACACACCATCGTCTTACTAAACGATTGCGCTGTTTTCGACGGGAGCAGCAACCGGACAGGCTTGCggttctgctgctgccgattCAGTGGTATCATTGGTGTCAGAAGAAGCTGtggtagcagtagcagaagaTGCATTTGTTGTATTAGAAGTGCAACTGTCGATAGTAGCGGAAGAAGCACTACCGTTTGTGTCACTCTTGGCCTGTGAGTCAGTGGGATCAGTGGTAGAAGTGCTGCTAGTAGGTCCCTCTGTTTTAGCAGTACTGTCTGCGGACACTGTGGGCGCGTTTGATTTTTCTACATTTTCGGTACGTGCCTTTTTACAGGCAGGCGCGGTCAAGATTTTATCTACGTCCTGTAATGAACAATCGTgagtaaaatgtgttttcaatTGCTTGTGCGACTTTTCACTAGTAAGTAATCTTTTTGCTATCTATATGGGCTATATTATTGCAACGGTAGCGCAACGATTAGTAGCCTAGAAAGGGCAAATTAATTATTGTATGTGCAAGGGGATTACTAAAGGCATAGTGCATATTAGTAAAGGTAATCCTGAGGTACGTTTAAATACACGCTACACGCTATCGGTACATACACTTCCCACACTTACCTGTTCCGGATGCTTGCCAATGTATTCAAGCCGAGCTGCTTCGTACATTTTAACGAACTTATCCCGCTGCATCTTAAATTGTGCGAAAAGCTCATCGTCTCTGTGCCCTTTCAACCGGTTCGCCAGATCAGCCTTCTTATCATGTTCGGCTTTAATTTCCTCGGTTACCCATGGCTTATCCAGCGGATACTCTTCTCTGTTCGGTGGCTGGGTCGGTTTCGGCCGGGCGCGTTTACCGTTCGGACCTACTCCCGTTCCACCGCCGGGTGGCATACCGTTGCGTGCAAACGGTCCCATCTTTCCACCCATGCCCCGTGCATGCATGCCACCGCCGTTCATGTTGCGACGCATCGGGCCATCCAGACCGCCGTGGCGTAGTGGCGGCGGCATCATACGCCCCATCGGTGGGGGCATCGGTCGGCCGGCCATCGGTGGAATCGGAGGAGGTAGCGGTCGGTTCATTAGCGACATCGGCCCGGGCGGACCACCCGCACCAAATCTTCCATTTTGTGGGCCCCGCATACGCATACCCGGTCCGCTGCGGAAATGAGCCGGTGGCACGGGCGGCGGTATCGGCGGTGGATTCATGGGCCCGCGGCGTCCGGCCGACGGTGGACCGGGGAACATGTTTGGCGGCGGCATCGGAGGGCCCCAGCTGGGCATTCCATTGGCTCCCCCGTTCATGCGATTCCGCATGCCTGGCATACCGCCGTTCTTCATGGGACGCTTCATCGGCGGATTCATCCGTCGATTGCCGTTTGCGAAGGGGCCATTTTTGATTCCTCCACCTTCCAGCCCGTTGGAGGTGGCCGCCCCTGCTGCATTTGGGCCACCCGTGCCGTTCGGTGCGGCGGTGATCGAATCATCGTTGAAGTCCACGAAACCGGGATCGTCACCGAGCTGATTGGCGTTGAACATCGCGTTCATGTTCCGCATATTGCTCATCGGATTGTACTGCTTGGCCATGGCCGGTTTGAACCGCGGTCGATTTGCCATCTGATTGCCGACACGTTTGTTACCTTCGCTCGTCTGTGCCTTGTTGGAGACCATTATTTACAACGTTTTTCACAAGTGTCCTCTGTCGCGAAACCAGTACCAGTTGTCGCCCGTAAAACGAGGCACCGTGGGGCCGGTGTTGGCTGCGAATCAAGCGTTTGCTACCGTTACCTCACAATCTAAACGCTGGCTAAACGTTTTATCGTAAGCTAAAGCCGTTTAATCACTTTTCACCAAGTAAAACATTGCAATTCTTCTCAGGAAAAGCTTaatcgtgcgtgtgtgttgctttgatACCTGTAATCTGCGTTTTTTCTTTGGGAAAATGGATGTTCTAAAGTGATGACAGTTCTAGAAATAGACTCTGCTGTTGGCCAGGACTTCTGAACTAAATACAACTGTGAACCAATTACCATCAGGATGGAGATTGTTGATTACCATCGTTGTGTCGTGGACGTGTCGCGAAAAAATAACAGGAAATAATgtaaatgattaaaatatgtattttgttgtattttatttaaaaaagcgAACTGAGTTGTGTTGTACTAAAATTGTCCCAAATGCCCAAATGTCAGATATACTGTGGTACCATATGTCAAATGGTTCTGATGTGTTgaccagagtgaccagaaataccgatttatctgtattcctaccgattttttatacgcctaccgattcacagatgaccgccctaaaactaccgattttccatttatcctaccgaaaatcacagatatttgatttttcagtcgtttaagcttaatctgtggcgcttgtgATGCTATTTCAAGGATTGTTAACCACATTTGTTACTTAACGCGAtgatgcacgtttgtttgcctggcactttttatccgttaaaatttaatgtttataataagtagaaaatgtcagttgcgTGGATTCCGAAAATTTCTCGTCAAAGAAagtcatttaaatttgaatttgaatctcgCTGTCGGCGGTTAAAGCttacccgacagacaaagagaatgaaattttcaggcgaggggaagGTAGAAACACACGGTGGGGGTCCGGCCCAAGATCGGAtccgaagtccgttgttttgggctgataattaatgaatggcggatggagcgctGCCACAGGgagaatgcgctctcttgctccttcttcttcttctacttcttcttcttctttttggcacaacatccgctgccggtcaaggcctgcctgtactcaTTAGTGAAGtggacttggctttcagtgacttattgttaccatagcaggatagtcagtcctacgtatggcggcgcggtctatttggggattgaacccatgaaggGCGTGTTGTtatgtcgtacgagttgacgactgtactacgagaccggcttattGAGCCACCATTGAGAAGAAAATGTGCATCTTAGTCCTTCTTTGGCTTAGAATTCCTAGTACAATTTTCAGATCAACACTTCAGAAAGACCTTCTTTTGTGTaaccgctgaaccaaatctaatccatatcctaagtaaaggatgcatattctttTGATATGGAACTTTAATGTTGCGCATtagtacccccccccccccccatcacgcttaacacttctttcgctttcacttCTTTTAACTCGAGTTAAGTTTCGAGTTTAAACCTACcaaaaactaccgataaaatgttgatgcgcctaccgaaaaccgccaaaataatctggccacactggtgtTGACATTTGTATGCGCAGAGCGGCTCGAAAGCATGGTcggtgctgctgttttgtttttactgtgCTGAGTGCGGATTTTGGTGCGATTTCGTTTAATTCTAAAAGTTTATCTGCCGGCCCACAAGATGGTGAGTCCTATAAAAGATAATTTATCATACAATATTCTGAATCcatcatcaaaacaaaaatttaggTAAAACAAGCTGCTCGTTATTTCGAACAGAAAGAGGAGAGCAGTGGACCTGCCAAGAAATCCAACCAGAAACATCAACCTTCAAAcgcgaaaggaaaaaagggattCAAATGGCAACCAAATGATAAAAAGCCAAATTATAAGGGCTCTCACAAGAGCAGAAAAGAAGGCAGTttcgaaaagaaaaatgccATCCCCGGATTGAAGACGCGGGAAGAAACACTAAACGGTTCAGAGACTCTGCCGGACATGAAACAGTCTAACCAGatcaaacaagaaaaacaggCAGCAAAAGATGGGGGTAAGGAAGGCTCTCGCAAGGAGACCAGGAGAGAGAAAATgcttaaaaagaaaaatgctaCCCTCACACCAAGAGGGCGGGAGGAAACGCTCAACATTCCAATAGATCCGGCGGCTTTGCTGCGCCATTCGCGTGGCGAGCGCATGGATATGGAAGGCGTCAAAACCCGGTTTcacaaaatcaatgaaatgcGCAAGGATATGAACATTGAGTTCGCCACCCAGCAGGCTGCTCGGGCGGACATCTTGCTGCACGAGGAGGAAGGATATCTCGAGGCGGACGACGGCGAAAGCACGACCAACATTGCGCAGCGAGAGATAGTGCAGCACGTGGACATAACGACTGCCGCCAAGCACTTCAACCTGGAGCTCGAGTTCGGCCCGTACCGCACGCGGTACACGAAGAACGGTGCCTTTTTGCTGCTGGGCGGGAAGCGCGGCCACGTGGCCGCATTCGACTGGGTGCGCAAGAAGTTGCTGTGTGAGATGAACGTGATGGAGTCGGTGCACGATGTCACGTGGCTCATGAATCAAACGATGTACGCGGCGGCCCAGAAAAACTGGGTGCACGTGTACGACCAAAACGGGACGGAGATACATTGCATCAAAACGATGCACCGAAGCGTCCGGCTGGAGTATCTGCCGTACCACTTTCTGCTAAACAGTGCCGGCGAGAACGGGTTCCTTTCGTGGATGGACGTGTCGGTTGGCCAAACGGTGGGAAACTACAACACTCGCATGGGCAAGGTCTCGGTAATGACGCACAACCCGTGGAACGCGGTGACTTGTGTCGGCGGATCCAAGGGTGTCGTCTCGATGTGGTCCCCGATGATGCGCGACCCGCTGGCGAAGATGCTGTGCCACCCGGTACCGATAaccgcgatcgcgatcgacccgaaaggtatgcagATGGCGACGGCCGGACTGGATCGCAGGATAAAAATTTGGGACGTGCGGCAGCTGGAAGGCCCGCTGGAGACGTACAACACCAATACGGCGGCATCCGAGATCGAGCTGTCCCAGCGCGGGCTGCTCGCACTGTCGATGGGCAACGTGTGTGAGGTGTACCGGCGTGATAACAGCTCGACGGAAGCCCAGATGAAGCCCTACATCCGCCACCGGACGAATGGTCCGATTTCAAGCATTCGGTTCTGCCCGTACGAAGACATTCTCGGCGTAGGCACGGCGAAGGG encodes the following:
- the LOC11175724 gene encoding DNA-binding protein K10 — its product is MVSNKAQTSEGNKRVGNQMANRPRFKPAMAKQYNPMSNMRNMNAMFNANQLGDDPGFVDFNDDSITAAPNGTGGPNAAGAATSNGLEGGGIKNGPFANGNRRMNPPMKRPMKNGGMPGMRNRMNGGANGMPSWGPPMPPPNMFPGPPSAGRRGPMNPPPIPPPVPPAHFRSGPGMRMRGPQNGRFGAGGPPGPMSLMNRPLPPPIPPMAGRPMPPPMGRMMPPPLRHGGLDGPMRRNMNGGGMHARGMGGKMGPFARNGMPPGGGTGVGPNGKRARPKPTQPPNREEYPLDKPWVTEEIKAEHDKKADLANRLKGHRDDELFAQFKMQRDKFVKMYEAARLEYIGKHPEQDVDKILTAPACKKARTENVEKSNAPTVSADSTAKTEGPTSSTSTTDPTDSQAKSDTNGSASSATIDSCTSNTTNASSATATTASSDTNDTTESAAAEPQACPVAAPVENSAIV
- the LOC1274025 gene encoding WD repeat-containing protein 46 — its product is MVKQAARYFEQKEESSGPAKKSNQKHQPSNAKGKKGFKWQPNDKKPNYKGSHKSRKEGSFEKKNAIPGLKTREETLNGSETLPDMKQSNQIKQEKQAAKDGGKEGSRKETRREKMLKKKNATLTPRGREETLNIPIDPAALLRHSRGERMDMEGVKTRFHKINEMRKDMNIEFATQQAARADILLHEEEGYLEADDGESTTNIAQREIVQHVDITTAAKHFNLELEFGPYRTRYTKNGAFLLLGGKRGHVAAFDWVRKKLLCEMNVMESVHDVTWLMNQTMYAAAQKNWVHVYDQNGTEIHCIKTMHRSVRLEYLPYHFLLNSAGENGFLSWMDVSVGQTVGNYNTRMGKVSVMTHNPWNAVTCVGGSKGVVSMWSPMMRDPLAKMLCHPVPITAIAIDPKGMQMATAGLDRRIKIWDVRQLEGPLETYNTNTAASEIELSQRGLLALSMGNVCEVYRRDNSSTEAQMKPYIRHRTNGPISSIRFCPYEDILGVGTAKGFVSLIVPGSGEPNFDTFEANPFQSRTQRQEEEVHRLLEKIPAEFITLNPAQIDEVDIPSAKARLEQKVKLLTMKPPKIDFEPRKRNRVSKAKLIKIKQNVKEARFRETANELRLIKEKLLAEDEAKAPAESADFIPLEPKSVLDRFKTKAKKKAAR